The DNA window CGGCCCTGCCTGGCCCCGGTCCTGCCTGGTCCCGCCCGGCCGATACCGGGCCCGGCTTCGCCCCCACCCGGTCCCCGGCCCCGCTCCGCCGGGCGCTGCCCGTGTCACGGAATGGACTATACGAGCGCGAGGTGGCTATATAGCCACCTTCCGTTCATATAGACCACCCCGCGACACCGTCACCCGCCGATCTCGCCGATCCCGCTGATCTCGCCGATCCCGCCGCGGGGACGGCCGCTCTCAGGCGGTCTTGGTCGACGGGTCCGCGCCGCCGCGGCCGTCGGGGCGGTCCAGCGCATCGATCGCCGCGACCTCGTCGGCGGTGAGCTCGATCTCCGCGGCCGCGAGGTTCTCGACGATGCGCGAGGGCGTGACCGACTTCGGGATGGTCACGATGCCGCTCGCGAGATGCCAGGCCAGCACCGCCTGCGCGGGGGAGACGCCGTGCGCCTCGGCGACGCCGGTCACCGCGGGGTTCTCGAGCAGGTCGGACTTGCCCTGGCCCAGCGGGCCCCAGGCCTCGGTGAGGATGCCGTGCTTCTCGTGGAGCTCCCGCAGCTCGCGCTGCTGGAAGTAGGGGTGCAGCTCGATCTGGTGAATCGCGGGGGCCACGCCGGTGGCCTCGATGATCTCCTCGAGCTGGGGCAGGGGGTAGTTGGAGACGCCGATGGTGCGCACCAGGCCGCGCTTCTGCAGCTCGATCAGCGCCTTCCACGCCTCGACGTACTGTCCCTGCTCGGGCACCGCCCAGTGCACGAGGTACAGGTCCACGTAGTCCAGGCCGAGCCGCTCGAGGGAGGCCTCGCAGGCGGCGATCGCGTCATCGAAGGAGTGCGCGTCGTTCCACAGCTTGGTGGTCACGAAGAGCTCCTCGCGGGGCACGTCGGAGGCGGCGATGG is part of the Brachybacterium ginsengisoli genome and encodes:
- a CDS encoding aldo/keto reductase; the protein is MSAASPAVPQLPFSTGGTIPQLGYGVFKVDPDIAADVTAQALEAGYRHIDTARIYGNEEGVGRAIAASDVPREELFVTTKLWNDAHSFDDAIAACEASLERLGLDYVDLYLVHWAVPEQGQYVEAWKALIELQKRGLVRTIGVSNYPLPQLEEIIEATGVAPAIHQIELHPYFQQRELRELHEKHGILTEAWGPLGQGKSDLLENPAVTGVAEAHGVSPAQAVLAWHLASGIVTIPKSVTPSRIVENLAAAEIELTADEVAAIDALDRPDGRGGADPSTKTA